Proteins encoded in a region of the Coffea eugenioides isolate CCC68of chromosome 4, Ceug_1.0, whole genome shotgun sequence genome:
- the LOC113769434 gene encoding uncharacterized protein LOC113769434, translated as MKDLGPLQYFLGLEVRSTSAGIFLHQHKYIQELIALAGLQDGRSVDIPLEVNVKYRHDEGAFLSDPSLYRQLVGSLNYLTITRPDISFAVQQVSQFMQAPRHLHLAAVHRIVRYLKGTSARGLFFQIDSPIRLVAYSDADWAGCSDTRRSITGWCMFIGNSLVSWKSKKQDRVSKSSTEFEYQAMSSAYSEIVWLRGLLGVLGFPQIEPTPLHADNTSAIQIAANPVFHERTKHIEVDCHSIREAYDAHVISLPHITTALQTADVFTKALSKPRHHFLVDKLMLMLADQPTSI; from the coding sequence ATGAAGGACTTGGGTCCTTTACAGTATTTTTTAGGTCTTGAGGTGCGTTCCACCTCCGCTGGTATCTTCTTACACCAGCATAAATACATTCAAGAGTTAATTGCTTTGGCTGGCCTTCAAGATGGTCGTTCAGTTGATATTCCCTTGGAGGTGAATGTTAAATATCGTCATGATGAGGGTGCTTTTCTATCTGATCCTTCTTTATATAGACAATTGGTAGGCAGCCTCAATTATCTGACTATTACTCGGCCTGATATTTCTTTTGCTGTTCAACAAGTCAGTCAATTTATGCAAGCCCCTAGGCACCTTCATCTCGCCGCTGTTCATCGCATTGTTCGCTATTTGAAAGGCACTTCTGCCCGAGGCCTTTTCTTTCAAATCGACTCTCCTATTCGTCTGGTTGCATACAGTGATGCTGATTGGGCTGGTTGTTCTGATACTAGACGTTCCATTACCGGTTGGTGCATGTTTATTGGTAACTCTCTCGTTTCTTGGAAAAGCAAGAAGCAAGATCGGGTGTCTAAGTCTTCTACTGAGTTTGAGTATCAGGCCATGTCCTCTGCATATTCTGAAATTGTTTGGCTTCGTGGATTGTTGGGTGTACTTGGGTTTCCTCAAATTGAGCCTACTCCGCTCCATGCAGATAACACTAGTGCTATTCAAATTGCTGCTAACCCAGTATTTCATGAGCGTACCAAGCACATTGAAGTAGATTGTCACTCTATTCGTGAAGCATATGATGCTCATGTCATCTCTCTTCCGCATATCACCACTGCTCTCCAAACTGCTGATGTGTTTACTAAGGCTCTTTCCAAACCTAGACATCATTTTCTTGTTGACAAATTGATGCTGATGCTAGCTGATCAACCAACATCAATTTGA
- the LOC113769435 gene encoding uncharacterized protein LOC113769435 produces the protein MRVIAAMQQLEAKLEPAPAFDYQAILVPLVKSYMRAHLEDLAEKDATEKSDAAREAFLAELALDSKNGSSGGSDNARHMHEKTKDKKKSKDSKANSGSELHMLSSETTKEISYPVAHEGEDIQAEIVNAGNGDTLEQEEEEVRRRIELEAQERKLEETLEYQRRIENEAKQKHLAEQHKRTVGINPEKVAAIAHSDTYLKQQQDDHDVNVQWKYRKKEPMVQRNGFSNAMEGFPEDGVGGVGQKAGNYIYTINEQIVGMIYAIIFATISAIILCHNLYH, from the exons ATGCGAGTAATAGCTGCGATGCAGCAGTTGGAAGCTAAACTTGAGCCTGCACCTGCTTTTGATTACCAGGCAATCTTAGTACCCCTAGTGAAGTCATATATGCGG GCTCACTTGGAGGATCTTGCGGAGAAAGATGCCACAGAGAAATCTGATGCCGCCAGAGAAGCATTTTTGGCAGAACTTGCTCTTGATTCTAAGAATGGCAGCAGCGGAGGAAGTGATAATGCTCGTCATATGCATGAGAAAACAAAGGATAAGAAAAAGAGCAAGGATTCAAAG GCTAATAGCGGCAGTGAGCTACATATGCTTTCCTCAGAGACTACTAAAGAAAT CTCATATCCAGTCGCACACGAGGGAGAAGATATACAGGCTGAGATAGTGAATGCTGGAAATGGTGACACCTTAGaacaagaggaagaggaagtcAGGCGTAGAATTGAACTTGAAGCTCAGGAGAGAAAGCTAGAAGAAACTTTGGAATATCAAAGGCGTATTGAAAATGAAGCTAAACAGAAGCATCTAGCTGAGCAACATAAGAGAACTGTGGGGATAAATCCAGAAAAAGTTGCAGCAATTGCTCACTCTGATACTTACTTAAAGCAACAGCAAGATGATCATGATGTCAATGTCCAATGGAAATATAGAAAAAAA GAACCCATGGTACagaggaatggattttcaaatGCCATGGAAGGTTTTCCAGAGGATGGAGTTGGAGGAGTTGGACAAAAAGCTG GTAACTATATATACACAATTAATGAACAAATCGTGGGCATGATTTATGCCATAATCTTTGCCACAATTTCTGCCATCATCTTATGCCATAATCTCTACCATTGA